The genomic segment CATTAACCTTTGCAGTGCTGAACTTTGGTCATTCTCCCTACCTAAACTTTCCTATGTCTGTTCTTGCTTTTTTGTTGGTTCTGCTTATTAAAAGCTACTTTAGTCGTTAACTCCTGCCTCAATTCCTGTTTCCCAGCCAGCTTGCTCCTTGGTCCCTATACCAAACAATAAAACCAGTAGCCTGTATGACCCCACTGTGGCCCCCTGGAAGCCATAATCACAACTAATCACAACACAAGCTCTGGTTAgggaaacaatagctttttttgaaaaaaaaagcccCCTGCAGCCCTAGGCTGCCCACACTGGGTGGGAGCTCtcggtgcaggcagccatgttgtgacactccCATGCACATAAGTGCAACAACTCGCTCATTATTCACATGTGTGTGAacaactcgctcattatgcgcaCGCACACTAAAGAACATAGTTGTTAATGATTTTCAGTTTAATTTGAATAATAAAAAGACCCATTATGTGGCAAAGCCCAGGTGCATTCTGAAAAACAAATCccatttgtatttgtttctgtgCCTTAACATGTGTTCAATTTTTCAGAACTGGACACACTGCACCTCTGCACTTTTGGAATCCTGACCATACTTGTCATAATATCATTGATCCTATACTTGGAAGAAGCTTTCTACCTCAGAAAGAAAGTGCTCTGCCCGGTCAAGAGGAAAACCCTTCTGTGGAGCAGTGCATCACCCACGGTAAGAGGGCAATACATCTGCGACTGGCAAATGTCAATCAAGATTTGTAAATGTTCCTTCTTTGTCTTACAAGAAGCTCACATATTATTCATTCTCTTTATACCAAAACTACCTTTGGTTGACATTTCTTGCCTAGGTTTCTCCACTTACTGTTATATATGTTATGCCTCTAGAGGACACAGCACGCAATTAACTTCAGTGGCAAAACAATGTGTATTATTGTTCCATGTGCAACAGTTAAGCCTGGTTcatctataacagtgctgtccaacttctgtggtaccgagggccggaatttttccgacctacgtggtagagggccgataatggaagccagttttgaccactcccctttttgaaaccgcacccacttgaaaccacacctgtgttatcacatgaccatacccatattaatggttgtagtacagcaaatacctgccatactctgccttccctaccctgcctctgtgtgccatactctgccttccctaccctgcctgtgtgggccatactctgccttccctaccctgcctgtgtgtgccatactctgccttccctaccctgtctgtgtgtgctatactctgccttccctaccctgtctgtgtgtgccatactctgccttccctaccctgcctgtgtgtgccatactctgccttcctcaccctgcctgtgtgtgccatactctgccttccctaccctgcctgtgtgtgccaaactctgcctgccctatcctgcctgtgtgtgccatactctgccttccctaccctgcctgtgtgccatactctgcctgccctaccctgcctgtgtgtgccatactctgcctgccctaccctgtgtgcagggtttatttgtgggtttctgaggtctgaggtgtgaacaggggaacaatgggggtgattacagcctgagcctgaggtgtgaacactgcagggggtgaacaatgcaggaattaaaaggtgtgaacaacacagggattacatgtttaaacaatacagagggtttacagcctgaatctgaggtgagaaccatgcaggggggcagttaatcacagtactgataccatttaaagcttgcacaagagtaagccatcaaagcagccagacaggtggggggccaaacagaggggggccgccagttggacagcactgatctataagACTGACTATCACCCACTCTTTCAGATAATCGCTATATTCAGCTGTTTCGGCCTGTGGATCCCTCGTGCTTCTATGTTTGTGGATATTGCCATAGGCACGTGAGTACCAGCTACAATAAATCAGGATGACATTCTATGATAAAGTATTTAGTTTAGTAGCAGTTTTAAAACCTTTTAAAATACATCCCCAAACAGTGTCACTTTAATGATGGGTACTATGGTTTCCAAATATGTCTTGTGAAAGGTGCACCTGGACAGTGGCACAGATACAACTAGATGCCAAGGTtgaatgttattttctttttcctcGATTTTCAGCTGTTCTGCCTAATGTCCTGTCCCAAATTACTAAGAAGTGCTTAGGAAGTTGGGTTGCAGGGCACTTGCAAAGGGGAATACAGACAGCAACCAGCAGCTACATCTTAGTGAGTCAGGCCTAGAAGTTTGTGCAACTGTACTGCCAAAAACTGCTTATTCCAAAAATGTAAAACTGAGTTCTGAGATTATATGACAGAGCAATTTCTGAAaatggtgtcagtatccctttaataaataacccATGCTAGCTCCAAAGACAACACCTGCCAGAAAAAGTTTTATcctttatattttcctagttttttttatcattatatactataatctatttttatatatatttagttgctttgtttccACATAAAAATAATAGTTATGACCATGAataaggccaaatggctagaagcagaagggcccactgacacctgggttcaccgggaattttcctggtatccctgtgggccagtccaatacTTCAATATAATAACATGTATTATTGTTGCATCCATGCCATGTAAGCTGTTTTGCATGGCTTACTAAAGACTAGCACCAGGACTGTCATTTGCATTGGTGCCAAAAAATGTGCAAGGTTTACAAAACATTATACAGTTGAGCTGCACAAAACTTGTAACTCGCAAGACATAATGCTGGAATGAAGTGCTACACTTCAACAACCATTATCACAGTTATTGACAAAATTGTTGCATTATACTATAGTATACATGGGAGCTGGCTTAAAATAATATTGGTGTCATTGATTTTGTATGAGGTGCCCTGTGTGGGTCATTATGTAGCATTGTTTCTTTGTTCTCAAAGGCCAAAGTATTCCAGTTGCTGTCgcatataacatttctgaaatttTATTAGGTATTTTGCCATCTGTTTCTACCTGATCCTGACGGTTATTATTGAAGGTTTTGGAGGAAAGGATACACTAGTCAAGAAAATGGAAAACACTGATGTGAATATCAACACTGGGCCTTGTTGTTGCTGCTGCCCCTGTCTGCCCCGCATTAAGCTCACAAAGTAAGAGTTTGTCTTGTTTCTTGTGATTACATTTTACCGTACTGCAACTGCTAAACAGGACCTGCTACTACATAATAtaactataaaatattttacagaaaACACACCTGCAATGAAACTGACATATGCTAATTACACTTGTGTATCCCTTTCTTACTGATATGCACAAGATACTGGCTATGCTTGCTTCCTCCCATAGTCCTAtcatcagggctgccatcaggggggcacagggggtacagtcgtcccgggcccggacgattttaactttaaaagggggcccggcggtgctacagttttcttagctcgggccccctttaatctattccgggcccctgtcattggtggtcagcggtaatcctattggtcgcgccccgtgcgtacatgcacgtcagtacgcacggggcgcaaccttataaaagggcctggcgtctttcggcactcagaagtgcagtgctgtagGAAACGAAGAACCTCGCCGCCAGAGGAGCCGCCAGAGGAGGAGCCGCACAAGACAAGGAGggttgtgctgtgctggctaccaatgtactagggggggttgctggctaccaatgtactggggggggccctgctggctaccaatgtattagggggggccctgctggctaccaatgtactaggggggccctgctggctaccaatgtactaggggggccctgctggctaccaatgtactaggggggacctgctggctactaatgtactagggggggcctgctggctactaatgtactagggggggcctgctggctactaatgtactagggggggacactgctggctaccaatgtactagggggggcctgctggctactaatgtactagggggggcctgctggctactaatgtactaggggggacactgctggctaccaatggactagggggggcctgctggctaccaatgtactagggggggcctgctggctactaatgtactagggggggacactgctggctaccaatgtactagggggggcctgctggcaactaatgtactaggggggacactgctggctaccaatggactagggggggcctgctggctaccaatgtactagggggggcctgctggctactaatgtactagggggggacactgctggctaccaatgtactaggggggacactgctggctaccaatgtactgtggggggcactgctggctaccaatgtttcatgtctgtgagtcctttgtatttgtgggaggggggcccagaattttttttttgtgaggggccccgtgatttctgatggcggccctgcctatcATGATTATTTTCTGACCTTTAAGCAAACCTAGGAACCCTCTGAGTATAGTGGGAAGACATAGGGAACCTAGTACATTGCTCGATTCCATTTCAGGGGTCCTGTGTATACACAGAATGGCCCTAGCAAGGtaaaaaattaaaccaaataggtaAAAGTAAATAAGTATATAGAATCAGTTAAGCTTAGTTGATACAGTCTATTAAATATGCCTGGCCTTAATCAGCAATTACAGATGCTTAGGACTAGGTTATTAATGTTGGTATTTTTAGTGCATACTTTAGTATACCAATTTCAGGCAGAGTTAGACATATACAAGGTTACTCCCTGCTGGCAGTTGCTTAAGGCTGGTCCTCTCACTGGTAACAATTCCTACTTTTAATTGGAACCTTTAGTTGCTCTGCAGGGTCATTCCAGGAGAGAAAGCTTGGGCTCCTATGGCCATCACAGCAAATTTAGGCTCTTCAGGGCAGAGACCTCATCCTAACCGTGTACTGAGACTTCTAACACTGAAATGTTTAAGTATTTATtgtcaaatttataaaaaaaaactataaacctGTTGTGTTTGTGCCTTGTAAAGCTCTGTatacatttgtggtgctatataaatacataaatacaatacaacCCGAATACTGAACAGAATACACTTCCTGTAATCCTTGCTCCATTATGGCCATCTGAGGCTTTGATTGGGGCCACTTCTCCAGCTGGGAGTCACATCAGGCTTCTCAGCCTGCTCCTCCTCTTTTGTTCTTTGTGAGTCCTAAAAGCCCTATTCATTTCTACTAACATAGCCAATATTCACTTGCACTTATTGTCAGGTGTTTGCTTAGGCTGACCAATAGCCGGTTACAGAGTGCCTGCTATAAGACGTTACATGACCAGTAAGACACCATCCACCTTCCTTTTTTCACCTCTTTCTCTTTCCTACTACATTTCCTTTTCTCATTCCTCCTCTTTTTCTCAGAAACTCCTCCAGCTCTTAAGTGTGGCTTTTTTGGTCAACTGGTTCCTGTATTGCATTACATTAAATAAACGTTCATGCCAGACAGATTTCATAAAACAGCCACAGTCACACGCTATTTATTTCCTGCCAAAAGTACCTGCACACCATCACAAATTGCAGTACTAACAGAAGACTTATGTTGAGCAGAGTTAACCAGAGACTACTTGCCACATAATATCTGCCCAACAGACCTGTAAAACACACCATGCAGATTACAACCAGCCAAAAGGATGTGTGTATCTGATGTTTTTGTGCTCTGCAACAAACATTGTGCTTAGCTTGGAGGAGAATAAAAGCACACAGCATCTTGAAACTGGGGGCTTCATTTTCCTGtatacagggccaccatcaaaaGCCTTGGGCCCGCACAAGTTATTTttatggggcccccatgaacacaagtgtgtaccaacattttggccctGCCCACTGTGTGTGCAAagtaaacagctgatgttactctataataagcagttcatataagagttccattgattaatgtgctactAAGTCATTgagtttatagggggtcagtggaatttgccctaagtttaacccctttccACCTACCTTCCCCtactctgtgctgtcattgcttgatatggacgtaacgtaagtttttgcacaagttacgtaCACTGCGTAagcttaggggcccaatgatcttgctgtgagtagtagttcataaaaatagtaaaaataattaatgggctaataagtcagtatttgaATTTAAGGGGTCAGTGCAATTTATAAGTAAGTTGCATAATATTATGTGAAAGTAACATACGTTTTTtcataagttacgtaaattgtgtaACCGTAGGGatccaatgatgttgctgtggggcccaaaaaTTAGTCATTCactaattcagtaaatagattccaatataaacagctgacctTACTCTAAAAGCAGTAGCTCATATACATAGTTACAATTAACAATTAAGgtactaataagtcagtcagttcattgggggcagtgaaaTTTgcctaaagttttttttacttcattggtgatcagtggagtttgtccctgcaaagcttctctgcattgtcttttgcttgatacacaagttacttAAGTTATAAAGTTTACTAAGCAGTTTTTGCGAAACTTTTTTTAGGGGCCTGGCACaattgtaccccctctccccccccaatggtggccctgactgtatatatagaaccATGGTCTGTTGTACTGTCTCTCCTATGGCAGGCGGTAAGGAAGGAACTTGCCTGCACCTCAGGCTTTTTATGCAGCATAAGATGCCTAATGCAGCCAGACCCAAGGCAGAAGTGCTTTTTATTAAACAAAGGGACACACTCCTATACCCTAGAGTTCTTGTATTTCTGAGGAAATAGTAAAAGACCTCCATATCATTCTCATACATCTAATGACAATTTGACTCCATGTAATAAGGGCCTTCACTTAGTGATTTAAATGTAGCCACTGATCCCTGTTATTTTGTTTTATGGAGCCAAGAACCCACAGCATCCTCACCTATACATAATATAACTACATAACTACAGCCTTACACATACATATATCTTGGCACCTCTGTCATATTTATTTTGTGGACATTTCACTGAATGTTTACAAGGAATTTTATGAGCCCAACCCAGTACTAAACAGGAACCTCAGTGTGTAGAAAGCTGCAGATTGATTGGCTGAAACATTGCCTTTAGTTACTTTCTGGTTAATCCTGTAGTTACGTTTTGCTGCCAAGAAGTGTTCCCATAAAAAAGTGAACACATTGAATGTAATTTTGCTTCCTTTGCAGGCGGAAGGTAACCATCTTTACCTTGGGTGTTATCCAGATGGCATTCCTGAAACCCATATTCAGTTTCATTGGTTTGTTTCTTTGGGCTGATGGAATCTTTAACCCAGACGATGTAAGATTTCTTTTACCTGAAAGACAGAATAAACCTCTGTGTGAGGATTTTTTGTGTGTTGATTGATATTCACCTACAAGTCACATGTCCAAAGATAAAGATTTAAATTGATGGCTACATCCAGGAATCGCTTGATATACAAGTCTGTAAACAAGACTGTAAATGTAATATAGACATGCATGGCTTATGACTAGTtatattcacactttttttttataaagaacatTATAACATTATGACCAAACAAAATAGTGTTACTATATCTTATGTTTGCTAGTGTGAATATTtgtggtgtatgtatgtatgggatTAATAGGCCACTAGGTACATGTAATAACAGATAACCCATTGACTGTTGTGCAGGGTAAAGAAGGCTGATGCAATATGTGTTCTATGATGTTGTAGATCTCAGCTCAGAGCCTTGCTCTCTGGATGGGCACAATTATTGGGGTCTCCACGATTATTGCTCTTTGGCCCATAGGAATTCTTTTTCGCCAGGCCAAAATTCATCTCAACGACCAAAACATTGGGGCCAAGTTTGCAGTTTTCCAGGTAAGATTTAAACTCATCTTTCCCAGGTCTTCATAGTTCTGTCCATCAAAGCTTATAAAATTGCCACTGGCTTAAAAATGATGAAAGCAAAACAAATGCAGGAGCAATGTTGTGAGAAATCAAATAAACAGAAGGTGAAATAATGTGCTAAGATAGTAAAGTTATTTGGTCAAACAAGATTACCGTAATTATAAAGTCATGGGGCTGCACCCCATATTGTTAATAGGGTCAGtgcaatattaaataaatatatactgtacatatattttcAAGGGAACAACAAAAGACTGTTAATTAGGCTGGTACCACCAACCCCAGTTTAGTTTGAAAGCAATCAGGAACTGCAAAATTCTTTCATAAAAATCCAAAAGCAATATCTATATGTTTTAAGTACTATCTGTAATAGAAAGCATTATCAACCTACCCTGTATCACATTTAATATGCCTCTCTCTACTACTATTGAACTAATGCTTGTTTATTTCTACTGCAAGATTGGATTGTAcacaaaacccaataaaaatttaaaaattaaaaaaaaaaaaatccaaaagcaTAGCAGCAGCCAAGAATACAAAATCGAAATGTTTTGGGGCTTTCTGAGTGTAATTTATGGTGCTTGCAATAAAGCAGAAATACTTGTATAAGGCACGCACATATGTCAAATTGCACAACCGATTCTCAAGATATATCTGGTGATATATAAGTAATTCTTGTATATTGCTTTCAATAATGAAGTACAGTAACATACAGATGCCAGAAACTTTCCCCAACTAAAGAGTAAATGATGGCCTATTGATAAGTAGTGTAAGTAATGTGCACATTTATTTATTGGTTTCATATTATTTATTGGTTTCATAAATCTTTATTAGACTTCTGGAACAGGTTGATTTGTACAAAGAGCATTATCTGCATATTTAGGTTCTTCTGATTGACTGCTTATTGCAGTATAAATGTCAGGGTCATTTTTGCATTTGGTTCAGATTCAAAGTCTTAGCAAATATGAGATACAATCAAAGACAGAAACAATTATTGCAATTTAAACCTTTAAAAAGATGAACAATAATCCTTTCTTATAGAAATCTACTTTAAGTATCACTTTATCCATCAAAGAACATGACCTCAATTCTGACCTAAACTTTTTAAATACTTAGTAAACCACAATCCCACAGTATTTACACCCTAATCCctaatcatgcactgaagtttgcCTCTTCAATAAAACtattgtaaagtttattttatcaGAAAGGGCAATCTCCCCAAATGGCAGGAAATCAAAATTCTGTAAAGAATTTACAACATTCTACAAACTTTGGGCTCTTCAGTAAGCAGTTTTTGGGACGATGATCCAGATTTCCAAGGCATAGGGCATAGGCTTGGTATTCTCAATAAAATATCAGAATTGTAATAAAACCGGGACAAGTGAACGTGGTTCTATTGGACAACTGGCAAATTACTAGATGAAAAGAACTGCTTTacacaatgaaaaatatatttagccACCTTTGTTGTTTTAGATTATTTTAACTTTTCTTCAGTCCAGTCAGTTTATATACAGATCACAATCTCTAACATCTTCTTATTTTTATTACAGATCTTGCTCATCCTGACAACCCTGCAAGCTTCTATCTTCAGTATTCTGGCAGGTGCAGGCCAGATACCATGTTTTCCTCCATATTCATCTAAAGCCAGATCTCAGCGTAAGTAGGACCAATGGGCCAAGGGAAACATTTAGCATAAAATGAATCAATAACAGAGGTCTATTCAAATTTAGGGGGAAATAgttattatgggaaatgtactttTTTCCTTGCCCTTACTTCCCTGATGAGTAAGGGAAATCAAATTACACCCCAGAACAAATACAGAGTAGGGACAGTTCATATAGCTATAGTTGGTGACAAGTGAGACTAGCTGCATTCCAGTGGTTCTAACTCTGTATATTGAGTAAGACTGAAAGTGAAAGGGAGAAGCTGGAGACCATAATGCTTAACCAGTATTTAGTAGTGAGTTCCCCATTTCCCTTAGGCtaacagtgtaatgcaacccctccatCACCTCGTTCCATTGTCATGTGATGTTTTTTGGGATGTAAAGTCTCTCTGTTtcccagagaatctgtgcaccacccactatagaAGTTAGAGATGCTTCAAGTTCCAGAATCCACCACTTGACACAATGGAATTCCATCACATTGTAACAAGATTAGGGGGGAGTAAATTGATTCACCGAATTCTGTTTTAAAGTGTTTAAGCCGGATAAACCAATTCTCTGCATACAAACTGAAATTCAGCAAAAGTGTGtgctttatttttagcaaaaaaataaaaacacaaaatgtatttgCAAAGGTGCAGTATGTAATTGAGCCCTTGTAGTCATTGCTACCACAGGTTGCTCTGATTCCTGTTAGTAAAGTCTCTCCTGATAATCAAAGGATAAGGCAATTTAGGGACCAGTtccatcagtgtcggactgggaccccaggggcccaccagaaaaccttagatcataggcccactctcaaaactatttttcctccttccaatcaatctctttattctcccagtctcttttatttacatgctagcatctattcttccatctacttCCCCTCtgtcttcccattcagaaatagggaatgataaTGAAACAAGCCaaatgggcaggagcaggagggcccactgacacctgggcccacctggagttttcctggtatcctggtgggccagtccaacactgagtccCATAATCACTCTGTGGACAGTCTTTACAACTTTAACTTGTAGTTTGGCCAATGATTTCTCTTGTCTCCATGGATGCAAGATATATTGGTGTTTCCTAAGGTTTGAAAATCTCTCAACAAATGTCTGGGGACTTCCACTGTCCAGGACTTGCATTTTCTGGCTCAATAAGGAAACTACCATTGTTTACTCTGACTTTACTCTGGCTCATTTTTCAGAAGGGGTTTGAAACACACAGAGTTTCTTTGCTCTGCTTCCCTTCTGGCTAGCAAAAATTCTGCAGCTAGAGAAATTGCCTTTGTGCTAGTTTCAGGTGAAATTTCAATAAATTGCTCCAGTGCAGTTCATGCAACTAAGCACATGCCTCTAAGGACCTTAAGAGCTGCTATACTATTTATGAGCTCC from the Xenopus tropicalis strain Nigerian chromosome 5, UCB_Xtro_10.0, whole genome shotgun sequence genome contains:
- the slc51a gene encoding organic solute transporter subunit alpha; translated protein: MASMEEFHPDPRIPRQLVDFLIANYSVPKACFSKPPAASQLPQQLDTLHLCTFGILTILVIISLILYLEEAFYLRKKVLCPVKRKTLLWSSASPTIIAIFSCFGLWIPRASMFVDIAIGTYFAICFYLILTVIIEGFGGKDTLVKKMENTDVNINTGPCCCCCPCLPRIKLTKRKVTIFTLGVIQMAFLKPIFSFIGLFLWADGIFNPDDISAQSLALWMGTIIGVSTIIALWPIGILFRQAKIHLNDQNIGAKFAVFQILLILTTLQASIFSILAGAGQIPCFPPYSSKARSQLMNNNLLIVETFLLSIVARNAYRIKDEEAGFSFKSQRM